CGCCTCGCTGCGAGAGGTGGCCGAGGCCGCGGGGGTCAACCTCGGTCTCATCCACCGGCACGTCGGCAACAAGGACGACCTGCTCTCCGCCGTGCTCGAGGAGGGTCTGCGCCACGGCACCGCCAGACTGGGCTCCCGCGACGACGCGGGCGACGCCCTCAGGTCCATGCTGCTGGGCGCCGCGGCCAACCCGGACTTCAGTCGCCTCCTGGTGTGGCTGTCGCTGGACCCCGGCGCGGTGGGGCGACCACTCCTGGACACCTCGACCCGGCCCGCCCGGGCGGTCGCCCGCATGACCGACCCGCCACCGGCGAGTGACC
This Dietzia psychralcaliphila DNA region includes the following protein-coding sequences:
- a CDS encoding TetR/AcrR family transcriptional regulator, whose protein sequence is MERPTPDRPVGRDAVRRAVLGTARRLFAARGPRASLREVAEAAGVNLGLIHRHVGNKDDLLSAVLEEGLRHGTARLGSRDDAGDALRSMLLGAAANPDFSRLLVWLSLDPGAVGRPLLDTSTRPARAVARMTDPPPASDLHLALALTVVYAWPVLSEQILDVLELAPAERDGVDSRMADLLAEIVTGSEPGSASGPGSGSGSGSGG